The Fusarium oxysporum f. sp. lycopersici 4287 chromosome 1, whole genome shotgun sequence DNA segment TTCTTATCAGACGCACAAGTAAAGAAGGTTGTTGTCGTTAGTTTTTTGTGGGGGGAGGCTTGGTCGGTACTTGGGTACTTTGCCAATTCATGTGAGTAAAAAAGTTGTTTAATGAGAACAAGGGTAGATTGCTAAATTCATGGACACATCGTAACTCGTCGACCAATCACAAGCCTGACGCCATATTCCCCGGGGACATTCTCTCCAATTCGAGTTTTTGGAAGTTTGCCCTTGCTAAGAAAAGTATTTCATCaatttattacttttatttatatgATATGCCACTCATATCCAGTGACGCTCTCGTGGTTGCAAATCTATCAATCTCCCCATGCTTTCTTGCTTTTATTTTCCGGACATCGAAATCCGATCTGGCGGAACTCCATCGCTTGGCTACAGACAAACCTTGGCGGGCTGCCCTGCATTTCAAGCTGACGGGGATAGAGGCTTGGCCCTTGTACTCCGGGGCATCCCGGTAGAGCGGCAGCCGGATGCTCACTTCCGTACCGTTGCTTCGGGGGCATTTTGGGTCCGCTCCGAGTTTTGGTGCCGGCACTCTACAGCACTTCAGTTCTTCAACTCAAGTCTCAGCACACATTTGATCATTTCGGTGAGACCGCACAGGAAAACAGGGATCTCGCTGAAAGTTAGTCACTTTTCACTGAAGCATACGAAACCCATTCGTTCATCTTGGTATGCAAGATACCTGATGACTGACTGACCGTAGTTCCCTCCCTGTATATGTATACTTGAATGACGTGCCACGAAtcccaactccaactccaactccgGGCAAAATATAACATCATCCCCAGATTTTGCCCGTCCAATCAGACACCCTCTATCACAAGCTGATCAGAAATGATGTCCTCTTTCTTATCTTCCCTAGCATCACCTCCACCAATCAAGACTCTCCAGACCATCAAATCAATACAAATTACACTTGGTCATGTCCGTCAGAAACAAGGTTTGTGCACCCCTCTACCGCTATCTCTGTTATCCTCACTCCCTATCCTCTTTCTATTCTAGAAGGCATTGCCCTTGTCCCCGGGTCGGTTTGCGGGGTGGCTGTCTCGTCCCGCCGACCCGGAACCCCGAGATACGGAGGCATAGTTAAAATAATTCATAATTGTCACCACTCCCGAGGTAAGCTAGGCTGATTTCACCTCCGGCCTCCGTTCCGATTTATACTCTTGACCTACGAACCTGATTCTCCCGAAAAACGATGATCTCAGTAGCGGTTCTCTGTGATTTGTAACATAGTACCTATTCGAGCATTGAACCTCATCTGAGTTTATTTTGCTACACACTAAGCAAATTCAGGAACAATACATTATGCTGAATGCAACGCCTCCGATTCCATAGCACATTCGAGCATTGACGAGACTGTGTCGAAATCGCGCCTGATATCAAATGGTCCCCCATCAAGATCGGCACCAGCGGTCATGGCCAAGAGATAGTACAAAAATATTCTTATAGAAAACCCCAAAGAGTAAACTACCTACGCCTCTAAGGTCCAAAACTCCATTATCCCTAACCTAGTAGTGAATGATGAAAGCGTCCACCGGGTATCAATAAGCCAGTAGACTCCCAGCGAAGAAACAGTATGCAGGATATAGTTCAGAGATGGAAATGAAACGCCCCTGGGTCAGAAAATACATAGCTTTCCCGATTGTTCCTCTCGTGTCAGCTCATATGACAATATGTCGTGGTTTCGATAGTGCAGCATCAGCCGATATCGCCGGGGCATCGCTGGCCCTACACCTCCGACCTTACCTCCGATCTCGTCTCCCACCTGGACTGGCCCCATGGCCATTCCATGCATAGGTCGCAACGTCTTGCGATGTTCCGTCTCGTCGGATCCTGTCGGCAGCACCCACTCTACTCGAAATCCGTGCTCCCATGTTCCATCATCGCGCTCCGCAGGGACAGCCTTCCGAGTCAATGTCAAAAGCACGACGCGCCCGGTTGGTGACCCGATAGCCATAAGTGAGAGCTCAGGGGCCAGCGCAATCATGTTGAGTCTACTGGTTGCATGGAAATGCCGCCTCAACCCAGGGTCGCGAAATCGTCCAAATTTGAGCGCGTCCGAGCAGATAACTCCAAACTCCGTCGGCAAGGCCCTGTTCGGGATCGGAGAGAAGGAGCGCAACTCTATATCCTTCTCGTAGGTCCGTAACAGAAACAGCCGTTTCCCGAGATCTGCCAGATACGCCTCTGGCAACTGTGGATGCCGATTGTACTCAGGAGGTCTCCTCCAATAAGCCATCATCATTTCTGCTTTTCGGGGTGTTCGATAGACCGTGTTGCTGTGAGGAAAATATGTCATATCGAGCTTATGGGCAGCCGTTGCGTTCCCATTCATAGCATGCCCCAGGTCTTCCTTGTTCTCTCCCTGACCCTCAGAGTCCTGCTGCTTGAATGTCGCATCCCAAGCATAAAGATTATCAGGAGAACTGCCAGGTGACTTGTAAGTGCTCAGACCTTGCGCCAATTCGTGGGCTTGGAAATAAAAGGAGCTCCAATCTGTGCCCGCGACGATAGCATCCTCCTCCGAATCGACTTCTGAGCCGTCTTCCGAGTCGCCTCCTTCATCGTGTTCCTCATCGGTCTCATCTTCGGTGTCCTCGAATTCTTCCTCGCCAACATCGCTTCCCAAAAGATCTTCAGCCTGTACAACAAAACCTAGCTGAGGCATATCAGGTTCCCAAGCAAGAGGAATCATCGGGCCAGGCTGGTTTAGTGGCCTCAGCATGTTGTGTGGATTATCAGGAATATTAGCCACAGCGTTCCTGACGTTCACCAATGGTTGTTGACAGCCACTGCCTGCTGGGATAACTTCTAGTCGATTGGTGGGCACGCCAAACAGCTCCTCAGTagtcttgaccttgagaaaATCCCTCTCATCCAGAGCAAATATTCCCCATCCTCTGGATGGAGCAGGGTGGAACTCCTCACTTTTCAGTAGATTTGAACATAGTGGTGGAATGACTATTAGACCTCTGTTGCCTTGCCAAATATCTGCTAACCATGCAGTTCCCTTGATGTCGATTGCGCAAATTCGCTGCGCGTGGCCTTGACAATCGTCCACAAAACAAACGTTTGGGATATTGTCTGCACTAGGAGCCATCCGTATTACGATCCGCCAATTCCGGGTTCGTGTTGGGATATCTAGGCGTGTCGTGCGGGACAAGCCTGCCCTGCGACTCAGGGGGTCTTGTGTTAGAGCCAGAGCAAAGACGACAACCTCATGCCTATTTGAGCTGACGGCGATCAAGCGAGACTTTCGATGGACAGCCAAGCCCCAAGCTGATATTCCAACATTTTCATGGAAGAATTGTTTCGGAACAGATTTGTGTGACCTGTCGCTTGTGGCACGGCATTCTTTGGCATGTTTCTCAATTTCCTTGGTGTAATATGCCACCACATCTCCGTCGTCGTAGCACGCGAGGACTATCTCTTCGTCGCCAAGGAACCCTGTGATCATATGGTTGACTGTGTGTGGCCGAGACTCGTCAAGTTGTCCCCCGACTAACTGGGCGGCAGTACTTGCTTTAGGCTTCAGTTGTAGATCAGGTTGGCTCGGAAGTGCCTGGCTCGGGGCGGCACGGGGTCTGTAGACGAATATTCGGCCTTGGTAAGCAGAGAAGTAGAGCTGGAATGTGTCGTCAGCATTGCGACTATTAAAGGGAATCGGTATGGTCGCACATTGTACACTTGAGAAAGAGCAGTCAGATTGCTCCGAAATTTCTGCATAGATGGTATCAAGCGGTATATTGAAGGCCCGGCATTTCTCTCGTCGTCTGAGTCGTTCCCGGGCCAGGTAAAGGGTAGCTCGGCGCTCTGGGGGTGCATGCCCAAAGTCACCCGCTCGCGATCACGGACTGCGGCTTTGGCGCCATCGCCAAACTGAATGGGCGCGAATAAAGCATCAGCGAAAAGAATATTCTACGCACACGAGCAATACTCACCCGGTCAGTAGCTGTTTGCGCATAGCATTTCCCCACGGATATTGGCTGGAAGTTGCGCTTGTAAGGTTGTTGACTTTCCATCAGCTCTCACACAACTCATGCGCGGGGAGGTGAGATGGCCTTTGCCGAGGTGTTGCAGCTTAGCAATTGCATCCAGGTGGCGGATGTATGGATGGGATTGGGCAATACCCTGCGCGCGTACGGCGACTGATTCGCTTGATTTTCGAGGATGCAATGTGATGTGATATGGTTGTCGTTCTCATGCAGAAGGCTGAATACCGGTGCTGTTACTGGGGTGAGCTGCGTGATGATGCACAAaacagcacagcacagcactTCCAGCTCGAACCTCGGTCGTCGGTTtgcttctcgaagaagatgCAAGTGACCAAATTGAGAGTCGCGGGGTGCGGCACGTCAGTCCCTTGTTATCGATAAGGAGCCGGCGAAACCTCCACTGTAAGCTGAGATGCTGGTATGGAGTAAGGAGACGGAATACTAGTAGCTCAGCCCGGCTCTTATAATTCCAAGTATATTCCTTGTAAGATAGGTAGCTAACAATTTTAGAATTAGGTTGAGTGATTGCGCTAGGATTGTTGTGACGTTGGTACAGAGCTGACTATGTTGGTTGCCTTGTGTTGCTAGCAGTGGGTTTTTAACTGTCAACGATGATGTCAACTGGAAATCAGAGTGGAACAGCCTTTTATAATTGAGTCTAGCAATCGACGTACCAAAGCAATGAATCACTAGGTACTATACCTTAAAGTACCTTGACAAATACGGTTAATCTTTGTATCTACACAAAGAACTTGAAATAGGGATGCACCTGTTTCATGGGAATTTCCAATACCTGACTGCTGATACATTCTGTGCCGATAGGACACATTCCCTGAAAATGCCATGCTATCTATCtcttttgaagaagaagaagacataGGTTCTGATACCATGAGTGTCTTAGTTCGGTAGGGTTAAGAACTTATTAACAAGAAATTGGCTTGTTACAATTGTCACTCATCGATACGCACACAAACGTCCTAACAAGATTCCATTTCGCTGACAAAAGGTATATCCTCCAAATCCACATTTAAATCCAAACCAGCAATACATTCTCATTTCATCCATAGTCGTAAGGTATATCATCACGCTTAAGCCGACATGAGCTCGAGCATATCCTTCATCCGGTAATCAAGCACTGGAGTCTTCCAATCATCTTGTAGTAGTCCATATCTCTCCGTTGCATTCCCCTTCGGCTTCCGGGCATTCAGCGCCCAGTATCCAAAATCGGAATCTTTCTCCTGGAGGAAACGAACTAAGTGCTGCCAGTAATTGGCGTCACCAACAGACGGCTGCACAGGCGCCCCGATCTCGCCAACCCACACAGGAGCAATCTGCTTATCGACGATGTATCCCCAGTTATGGTGCATCGTCTTCGCGAATGAGTCGTAGTCTCGCTGAAGGAAACGGCCCTCCCAGCTTCCCCAACCAGACCAAGCGTACACGTGTGCTGAGTATACTAGTCGGTGGGTAACATCCAACAGGATAGGACGTTTACACACTTTGGACAGATCGTTGGAAGACTCGGTGCCCTCGACTATGACAAGCCAGTCCCTATTCATCTGAAGAAGTCGGTTGCCGCATCTTTCAGCAGCTGGCGCCCACTTCGACCACGGCATGGTTCCCCAAAGGCCGCGGATCTCATTCCTGagatcaacaccaatgacAAGCGGGTTGTTGATGTGTGGAAGCATGATAGTCTCCCAGTGCTGGATCCATTCGTCCTCGGTCTGCTGCACGCGACAGATGGGGCCCAAATGATCATTCGACCAGCCAGCATCACAAGGATCAGCACCACAACACCAGGTTGCGCTGGTTATGTGGTTGTTCACAATGACAGCGATGCCCGATTTAGTCAGCGCCTGAACAATAATATGGAAGATGTCCAGTGCCCTcagaccgaccaagtcaGGGTTTGCGCGAAGGTGTTTTTCTTCGACAACTGGATTCTTGATGACCAACTCATCAGCATAAGGTAGCCTCACACTATTGAAgccgagcttcttgatagTCTTTGCAATATCATCGCGATGTTGGATATCCAAACCTCCGGCGACAAAAAACTCATCACTGGCACCATACCAGTTCACCGAGGCCAACTTGAAACGACGGCCGTTGACATCTACAATATCTCGTCCTCTCGTCCGTAAAGGGAGTGTATAGTTGGTGATTTGAAGATGCTCTGGAGGCGGGGGCAACGGGTTCTGGCTAAATCGTTCGCTGGCAGCATCAGGGATCCAGCTCCGATGCAATGCGGTCTCGACCTTCCAGCGATATACGTATCCGACTCCAAGACACAGTAATAAAGCAGCGAAGAGAATTGCGCTACTTGGACTACGTAGACAACTACATCTCCGTGTTCGTGTCCGGATCCAGGATCGCCTTTGAGTTGTTGGCTTCTCGAAGTCAGCGAATCGAACACGCCGTCTGGTTTTTTTCGTCGGTCCTAAGTCTTGATCcaattcttcatcctcgttTTGACGCTCATTCCCTTCCTTCATGATACGATTCTGCTCGATATCCGTCCAGTCGCCCAGTAAGTGGTTCCGTTGTTGGGGGTCGTCCACCGTCGGAGTCGGAGTCGGAGAGCGGGGCCGTGTCCCGCCAAGGAAATGCGGCACACGAAGACCTGACCACATTCTTCCACTTTGAGGCTGAAGTCACGTTTCTGAGCCTTATCGTATTCGGTTATGTATTTGAGAGCTTCAACTGAGGGTATCGATATGTTGAGCTCGATAGAGACAGAAAAATCTTTATCTCTGGTTGGTAGGCCGTCTTGAGGGCCTTCCACGGGCTGATATAATCTGTGATGGGAATATCTGTGTATAAATGGGCTTAAAACAAAACTTCAATGGTAATGTTTAAGAGGATGTCAATCATGTATGACCTTGGGAACAAGGCGGAATCAGAGACAACAAGTCACACTGAGAGGGCTGTCTCGGAGCTATTTATCATGCCTTGAGCCATCAAGTACCCATGGAGCTCTTTGACATACCAGTCTGATCGCCAAGTTATACTCAGGCCCTCCTCTTCCGGCTCATCCGGAAGAGTATGCAGGGCGTTGTGACTAATAGAGCGTGGTTGATGGAGAGTGGCCATGACACCACGCGACACGGCATTGGGCAGAGACCTCAATTTCGTCATTGGTGAGCTTAAGCTTACTTATTTGACTAATCGGGCTCGCTTCATCATTCATTCACGTACGGACATAGCGGGTTTTCTCATCTTTGTAGCTTGACATTATTAAGTAATTGACACCTTGTATCCCGCATCACCTCTATGAAAATGTCATGATCAGGCGCATGTCAAACAACCCAGATCAGGGAAGATCGCATGGCGGTGCTTGGCATCTCGATAAAAGCCCGTATCGCCGAACTCGAACACGATGATTCGTTCTCGGTGCCCGCATAACTCCATTGCAGTGTTCCTGAATCCGCAGCTTCCGGTACTTGCCCTGCTTGGCTCCTCCATGATTCAGATCAGCTTTTGTCTTTGCCATTCCCAGCTTTTGCCCAGCCAATGTTGGAAACTCGGGGTCGCACTCGATCTGCAACACTGGCATCATGAACCAGCCGGCACGCGACATAGTCGTCTTATCTCCGCCCGTCCGTGCATATTCCCGCGGAAGGACGAATGTCTGAGACAATACCATTCTATATATGGAGTCACAGACTCACCATTACATttccccttcttcctttGCTTTGCGTCATGAGTCTGGTCGGCTGATTCGTCACATCGACATTTCCTCAATTGCTGTTCCTCCTTTATTTTCCCGTGTCGAATTGCAAAAGCGCAAACACCTCGCTGTCGCATTGATGGACATTCCCATTTCAAAGATTGCTTAACAAAGTAAATGCAGTCGTTGGTGTCAATCTCCTAAACCTGATATGGATAGGAATTGCGGCGGACGGTCTTCATCGCTCTGCGGCCATCATCATTTTGGGTATCATCCGAGCCAGCGTGCGATTTGCCGTTTCCGGGggtatatatagattatatGTAAGTACATTCATGCATTAGTAGTCTCCTCTGAACTCTTTCGTATGTGCGGTCAGCCCTCATCATGTTCGGTTCATGGCAAGGGGGTTCATCTCTTTGCTATAAGTCGGCATCGGATATGAATCTCCCGTCTCCCGCCCAGTAAGCGGAGGCCTGGGGCTCGAAAACGAACGCACTGGCGCATGATAGCGTGCAGTCGAACCGAAGTAATCAGGAGTTCTGCGTCCACTCTCTGGGGACTTTACTGGAGTAATGGGTGTTACTGCCGCGCTCGAATCTCTTGAGAGCATCTCGTACGAACGTGGATGGTTCTTTACGTCGACACGTGCGTCGACCGACACAAATTCCTTCTTGTTCCGAGTAAATGGCTTCTTGATCAAGTCAATCCAGCCTTGAACCATGGACCATCTTccgaggaagaggatcaGCCAGAGACCATTCAGCTATAGTTGTCAGCAAACATTTCAACATCGTAATACTGATACAGGACACTTACCGccaagagaaggagaacaGCCGTGACAGTCGCTTCGTTGATGACCAGCGAGGATGCCTCGTCTAGACAAGGttcctttttgcccttttCTTGGAAGAGACATTTGACGAAAGCGCCTGCCTTGGTGGGATCGTCGGCAACAGATTGAACCACGTTGTCTTGAAAGACAAAAACGACAGAGAAAAAGATGACATCAGCAATGATGATGAGCACTATGGCAATACCACGCCAT contains these protein-coding regions:
- a CDS encoding hypothetical protein (At least one base has a quality score < 10), whose amino-acid sequence is MIRSRCPHNSIAVFLNPQLPVLALLGSSMIQISFCLCHSQLLPSQCWKLGVALDLQHWHHEPAGTRHSRLISARPCIFPRKDECLRQYHSIYGVTDSPLHFPFFLCFAS